The genomic window GCAGTGTCCTCTGGTGCCGCTGTGTCGGCTGGTGCCGTGGCAGGGGCCGACACGGCTGGCTGTTCGGTGACGGCGTCGGGCGAGGCGTCGACAGGTGCCGGCGCCTCGGGCGAGGTGAATGCACCGTGCACTGTGACCGCGTCATCGCGACCGAGACTGGACTGAGCGCTCCGAGCCTCGATGCCGAGCTCGCCGAGTTTGGCGAGTACCTGCTTGCTCGTGACACCGATGATCTTGGCCAGCGCGTGGACGCGGAGGCGATCGGGGAACGTCGGAGTCAGCCCGGCGGACGCATTCGCGTCACCTGCTGCACTTTCCCTGTTCGACGTCTGTACATCTTCTGGCGGGGCTTGATCGGCCACGTAAGTCTCCTCAGGGGCCCCCGGGCGCGTCCACCAGCAGCATCTGCTGGGTGTGACGCGGCCACGCGAGGGCACATTCTTGTGTTCTGACGAAAGGTTTGACGTCAGTGTTGTCTGGTCTCGCTTCGCACTTGGTGCACTGTCCACGGCGAGTGGCCGGTACGCCGAGCGCGAGGCCTGGCTGGATGGCTGTCGAAGTCCGTCGGTACGAGCGCCTGATCATCAAGCATGCCTGAGCCCTGGAGGATTGCCTCCGCGCCTCGGGCAGCGATGACGGGCATCGCACCTTCCGGTGTCATCCGGTTGCTGTCACGAGAACACCGTTGTCATGGCGTTCGATCGTCCTGCTGTCGAGCTGTACTGCACCGCCTGGCGGCACTGCACTGACTGGCTGTAATGCACTTCTTCTACTTCTGATGGAGAAATTGAACGAAAGCCTGTCGCCGGTGAAACCAAAACTGTGAAGCAACCGTCACGAGTATCCCACACCGGGGGTAGTGGACCCGCCACACCGCAGAAGAATGCATCTTCGGCGGCGTGGCGGGCACACCGGAACTTCCGATTACCGTTCCGGTGGAGAAATCAGGACAGGTTGGGGAACCACAGAGCGATCTCGCGCTCTGCCGACTCGACGGAGTCCGAGCCGTGCACGAGGTTCTGCTGCCCGTCGAGAGCGAGATCGGCGCGAATGGTGCCGGGAACCGCTTTCTCGACGGGGTCGGTCCCACCGGCGATCTGACGGAAGGCCGCGATTGCCCGCGGTCCTTCGAGGACAGCTGCAACGACGGGCCCCGACGTGATGAACTCCAGCAGGTCGGGAAAGAACGGTTTGCTTTCGTGCTCGGCGTAGTGAGCACTGGCCAATTCGGTGGGAACGGACTTGAGTTCCAGTGCGGCGATACTCAGTCCTTTCTTCTCGATTCGGCCGAGAATCTCTCCCACGTATCGGCGGGCAACTCCATCGGGCTTGATAAGTACAAGGGTGCGCTCGGTCACGACAACAGAGCGTAGTGGACGGCTCTTCGCCACCGGCGGTCAGCTCTCGTCGCGTTGACCGGCCAGTAGTCCTTGCTCGATCCGGCGCGTGATGTCCCGGCGTAGATACAGCAGGTATGCCCACACGATCGCGAAGATCACTCCGACGATCCCGATGGAGAGGTGGATGAACACCCCGGCCAGGATCAGCACCTGAAGACCCAGGTTGATCTGCATCGCCTGCGGACGCCGTTGCATTCCGCTCGCCAGCACGAGTAGTACCGCGATCCCCACGATGTAGAGAGTCGAGAACCATCCGAGCCCGCCACCGACGGTCGACACGACGGGCAGGGCCAGGAGCACGACGATCATCTCCAGGATGAGTGTCCCGGCACAGACGCCGCGAAAGCCCTTCCACGGATCGGTCGTCGGCGGCCTGTAACTGGGCGTCTGTTCGTCCTCGCTCATCCCGGTTCCTTTCCGAACAGCGATCTCGCGGCGCCTGCCGTCACGACCGAGCCGGTGACGATCACGCCGGCACCGGACACAGCTTCACCTGGGTCGGCGACGTCCTCCGCGAGGGCTATCGCAGTCTCGACGGCGTCAGCCAAAGTCTCGGAGACGACGACGCGTTCGTCGCCGAACTTCGCCACTGCGATATTGGCGAGTTCCTCGACGTCCATCGCACGGGGTGAGCCGTTGTGCGTGACCACGATCTCGTCGAGCACCGGTTCCAGCGCAGTGAGCATCGCATCGACATCCTTGTCCCCCATGACGCTGACGACCCCGACCAATTTGCGGAAGTCGAACTCCGCGGCCAACGTCGACGCGAGCGCACGCACACCGTGCGGGTTGTGCGCGGCGTCGAGAAAGACCGTCGGCGCATTGCGTACCCGTTCCAGTCGCCCAGGGTTGACGGTCGACGCGAACGCCGCCTGAACGGTTTCCACGTCGAGCTGCCGATCTGCGCCAGCGCCGAAGAAGGCCTCCACAGCGGCGAGAGCCAAGGAAGCATTGTGTGCCTGATGTTCACCG from Rhodococcus sp. P1Y includes these protein-coding regions:
- the ndk gene encoding nucleoside-diphosphate kinase; its protein translation is MTERTLVLIKPDGVARRYVGEILGRIEKKGLSIAALELKSVPTELASAHYAEHESKPFFPDLLEFITSGPVVAAVLEGPRAIAAFRQIAGGTDPVEKAVPGTIRADLALDGQQNLVHGSDSVESAEREIALWFPNLS
- a CDS encoding DUF4233 domain-containing protein; amino-acid sequence: MSEDEQTPSYRPPTTDPWKGFRGVCAGTLILEMIVVLLALPVVSTVGGGLGWFSTLYIVGIAVLLVLASGMQRRPQAMQINLGLQVLILAGVFIHLSIGIVGVIFAIVWAYLLYLRRDITRRIEQGLLAGQRDES